From a single Cloacibacillus sp. genomic region:
- a CDS encoding undecaprenyl-diphosphate phosphatase, producing the protein MNLDVILLGFVQGFTEFLPVSSSGHLALAKIFLGVSLPPLNYDLVLHVSTTLATIIFFFTDIWTFFVQWCRGFTSPEARKSQGWSVGWAVVIGTVITGAIGMTLKNFAEEASLNSMLVGIGLTITGVLLLASKYIREGYGKVSLMDGVYVGIAQGIAVMPGVSRSGMTILAGLSVGLSKEAAFRFSFLLSIPAILGAAFVQALEIGGWETFVSTLPAGWMIGAVSAFLSGLLSLFILKKLVINSKWWFFGIYCFILGVSVVTATLTGAW; encoded by the coding sequence ATGAATTTAGATGTGATCCTTTTGGGGTTTGTGCAGGGTTTTACTGAATTTCTGCCGGTGAGCAGCTCAGGACATCTGGCGCTTGCTAAAATTTTTCTGGGAGTCAGCCTGCCTCCGCTCAATTACGATCTTGTGCTGCACGTCTCGACTACGCTTGCTACAATAATATTCTTCTTTACCGACATCTGGACGTTTTTTGTGCAGTGGTGCAGAGGATTTACCTCGCCTGAAGCCAGAAAGAGCCAGGGCTGGAGCGTAGGCTGGGCCGTTGTCATAGGAACGGTGATCACAGGCGCCATAGGCATGACTCTTAAAAATTTCGCGGAAGAGGCGTCGCTCAATTCCATGCTGGTGGGGATAGGACTGACGATCACAGGCGTGCTGCTTTTGGCGTCAAAGTATATAAGAGAGGGATACGGCAAAGTGTCGCTGATGGACGGCGTATATGTCGGCATAGCTCAGGGCATAGCGGTCATGCCCGGCGTATCGCGTTCTGGAATGACTATCCTGGCTGGGCTTTCCGTAGGGCTTTCCAAAGAGGCGGCCTTCAGGTTCTCGTTCCTCCTTTCGATTCCCGCCATTCTTGGCGCGGCCTTCGTGCAGGCGCTTGAGATCGGCGGCTGGGAGACCTTTGTCTCAACGCTTCCTGCCGGATGGATGATAGGCGCAGTAAGCGCGTTTTTAAGCGGCCTCCTGTCGCTCTTCATTCTGAAAAAACTCGTCATAAACTCTAAATGGTGGTTCTTCGGCATATACTGTTTCATCCTTGGCGTTTCAGTGGTCACGGCAACTTTGACCGGAGCGTGGTGA
- a CDS encoding Maf family protein: MRNNLILASGSPRRRELLAGLGWNFKVIPSEVDEKKIEGEAPHLMVERLASEKAADVASRNKGCWTIGADTVVVVDGRVLGKPSCSGEAFEMLSLLAGRAHSVFTGVALVSPSGDTLVRHEETRVRFRPLSDAEINAYIAQGECMDKAGAYAIQEKGTLLVDRVEGCYFNVVGLPLNCLSAMFREMGVPLDEQWGKEE, translated from the coding sequence ATGAGGAACAATCTTATACTTGCCTCTGGCAGTCCCAGGCGCCGAGAACTGCTGGCCGGCCTGGGCTGGAATTTTAAGGTCATTCCATCAGAAGTTGACGAGAAAAAAATTGAAGGCGAAGCGCCGCATCTGATGGTCGAACGCCTCGCCTCTGAAAAGGCGGCTGATGTCGCCTCGCGCAACAAGGGATGCTGGACGATAGGGGCGGACACCGTCGTCGTCGTAGACGGGCGAGTGCTTGGCAAGCCCTCGTGCTCCGGCGAGGCCTTTGAGATGCTGTCACTGCTTGCGGGGCGCGCTCATTCCGTCTTCACAGGAGTTGCGCTTGTTTCTCCGTCTGGCGATACGCTTGTGCGCCATGAAGAGACGCGCGTTCGCTTTCGGCCCCTTTCAGACGCAGAGATAAACGCCTACATCGCTCAGGGAGAATGTATGGATAAGGCCGGAGCGTACGCTATACAGGAAAAGGGCACGCTGCTTGTCGACCGTGTCGAAGGCTGCTATTTCAATGTGGTGGGGCTTCCGCTCAACTGCCTCAGCGCAATGTTTCGCGAGATGGGAGTGCCGCTTGATGAACAATGGGGGAAAGAAGAATGA
- a CDS encoding DUF5693 family protein — protein sequence MKRLNKRTLLYGALLLAVILALAGLTARLAAERRNKTVAFAVDYREISSLGYQNKKPASDVWKELHALGVFGLTAAEYTGDELMLYNAMPIKFGAAGVLSDSAKFSDYANRAAIRYPADMTDAERLYVYLSKKLPACELVRGKKYNTLLLPGTVDEFKYSAFVPDFQALDFCKKYNINVLYRPGPCTPATGENTAKALLYLSKLYPQIKNIIPSGLIAPGYPDLGQIASVLKERGITLSQVEFIKQVGVPQLAQKAGSMVVPMHSLTRDEIISRNVKRSSITDRFIRAVHERSIRLLLVHPYDLQMGGRLEIFKEDLGLYKGELEAHGYKMGWPKPMGSWPAPFAGAMACGLVFIFTLWFFAERMRGAECGAVSPKGALLLFVFAFALGAVMLKVSIAAKLLGGFCGALAATEAALTALGSSRQRFKGAVAGLFIVMAGGLAIASFYGTSAAALRLTPFSGVKLTLLLPPLLVLVHDLVRRVHPESVGEILERPAIWGELVIIGVMLGAMLVMALRSDNVSNVPALEVAFRDFMERVMVVRPRTKEFLIGYPALVLYWYLVRNNFLSGYREAVRIAAVLGFCSAVNTFCHFHTLLYLSVIRVLNGWWLGLVVGVAFTALLSFAVNKILQSKPARL from the coding sequence ATGAAAAGACTGAATAAAAGAACGCTGCTTTACGGGGCGTTGCTGCTTGCCGTCATACTCGCGCTTGCGGGGCTTACGGCGCGCCTTGCCGCGGAAAGGCGCAATAAAACGGTGGCCTTCGCCGTGGACTATCGCGAGATAAGCTCACTCGGCTATCAAAACAAAAAGCCTGCTTCTGACGTGTGGAAGGAGCTGCACGCGCTTGGCGTCTTTGGCCTGACCGCCGCGGAATATACGGGCGACGAGCTGATGCTTTACAACGCGATGCCGATAAAATTTGGCGCGGCGGGCGTGCTTTCTGACTCCGCCAAATTCAGCGACTACGCAAACAGAGCCGCTATCCGCTATCCGGCCGACATGACCGACGCGGAGAGGCTATACGTCTACTTAAGTAAAAAACTTCCCGCGTGCGAGCTGGTGCGCGGCAAAAAATACAATACGCTGCTGCTGCCCGGCACAGTTGATGAATTTAAATATTCGGCGTTCGTCCCTGATTTTCAGGCGCTTGATTTCTGCAAAAAATATAATATAAACGTTCTCTACCGTCCCGGCCCGTGTACGCCCGCAACAGGAGAAAATACCGCGAAGGCCCTTCTTTACCTTTCAAAACTGTATCCGCAGATCAAAAACATAATACCCTCGGGCCTCATAGCCCCCGGCTATCCCGATTTGGGACAGATAGCCTCCGTCTTGAAGGAAAGAGGCATAACGCTTTCTCAGGTTGAGTTCATAAAACAGGTCGGAGTGCCTCAGCTTGCGCAGAAGGCCGGCAGCATGGTCGTGCCGATGCACAGTCTGACTCGCGATGAAATAATATCGCGCAACGTCAAACGCAGCTCCATCACGGACCGCTTCATCAGGGCTGTGCACGAGCGTTCGATACGCCTGCTCCTTGTGCACCCGTATGATCTTCAGATGGGCGGGCGCCTTGAGATTTTCAAAGAAGACCTTGGGCTTTACAAGGGAGAGCTTGAAGCGCACGGGTATAAGATGGGCTGGCCCAAACCTATGGGCTCCTGGCCCGCTCCGTTTGCCGGAGCTATGGCCTGCGGCCTCGTCTTTATCTTCACGCTGTGGTTTTTCGCAGAGCGTATGCGCGGCGCGGAGTGCGGCGCAGTATCTCCCAAGGGCGCTCTTTTGCTCTTTGTTTTTGCCTTTGCGCTTGGCGCCGTCATGTTGAAAGTTTCCATCGCCGCGAAGTTGCTTGGCGGTTTCTGTGGAGCACTTGCTGCGACGGAGGCGGCTCTTACGGCGCTTGGAAGTTCGCGCCAAAGGTTCAAGGGAGCGGTGGCCGGCCTGTTTATCGTTATGGCGGGCGGCCTTGCCATAGCTTCTTTCTACGGAACGTCTGCTGCGGCTCTCCGCCTGACGCCCTTTTCCGGCGTGAAGCTGACGCTGCTTCTGCCGCCGCTTCTTGTGTTGGTCCACGACCTTGTGCGTCGCGTGCATCCTGAAAGTGTCGGCGAGATACTGGAGCGTCCTGCGATATGGGGCGAGCTCGTCATCATAGGCGTTATGCTGGGCGCAATGCTCGTCATGGCGCTGCGCAGCGACAACGTCTCCAACGTGCCCGCCCTTGAGGTCGCCTTCCGCGACTTTATGGAACGCGTAATGGTTGTGCGGCCGAGAACTAAAGAATTTCTTATCGGATACCCCGCGCTTGTGCTCTACTGGTATCTTGTGCGCAATAATTTCCTGTCAGGGTACCGTGAAGCCGTGCGTATTGCGGCGGTGCTGGGATTCTGTTCTGCGGTTAATACTTTCTGCCACTTCCATACCCTGCTTTACTTAAGCGTCATCCGCGTGCTCAACGGCTGGTGGCTCGGCCTCGTAGTAGGCGTCGCCTTTACGGCGCTTTTGAGCTTTGCGGTAAATAAAATTTTGCAATCGAAACCAGCGCGCCTGTAA